The proteins below are encoded in one region of Juglans microcarpa x Juglans regia isolate MS1-56 chromosome 4D, Jm3101_v1.0, whole genome shotgun sequence:
- the LOC121259617 gene encoding protein FAR-RED ELONGATED HYPOCOTYL 3-like, producing MNAFFDGNVHAKTNLKEFVDQFDNALKKKIENETAADFHSFSVTIPCISRSPIEKKFQDLYTNAKFREFQQQIIGIIDMDPKLFKSNGVVKMYCINDEICVEEFTKRVTYYVDFSEDDTVAKCSCGLFHMRGILCSHILVVFKCNEIKFMPERYILERWRKDIKRRYTLIHSSFDTGDQRADANRYSSLLNICYKIITLAAGSDKHTVDATGKLFAMIDLYGDNQESPSMMVTGSNVGCTANDTTTGGSSQKVLSPLTVKGKGRPSSLRRASGIEKRMRKVQAKMKKTAVKGKRK from the coding sequence atgaatgccTTTTTCGACGGTAATGTTCATGCTaagacaaacttgaaagagtttGTCGACCAGTTTGATAACgcgttgaaaaagaaaattgagaatgaaactgCAGCGGACTTCCACTCATTTAGTGTCACTATTCCATGTATATCAAGAtctccaattgaaaaaaaatttcaagatttgTACACGAATGCTAAATTCAGGGAATTTCAACAGCAAATTATCGGCATTATTGATATGGATCCAAAGTTATTTAAGAGTAATGGTGTTGTAAAGATGTATTgcataaatgatgaaatttgtgTTGAAGAGTTTACTAAGAGAGTTACATACTATGTGGACTTTAGTGAGGACGATACAGTTGCAAAATGTTCATGTGGGTTATTTCATATGAGAGGGATATTGTGTAGTCACATTTTGGTAGTATTCAAATGTAACGAGATTAAATTTATGCCAGAAAGATACATTTTAGAGAGATGGAGGAAGGACATCAAAAGGAGATACACGTTAATACATAGCAGCTTTGACACAGGAGATCAGCGGGCAGATGCAAACCGATATTCAAGTCTATTGAATATTTGTTATAAGATAATTACTCTTGCAGCGGGTTCAGACAAGCATACTGTGGATGCAACAGGGAAGTTATTTGCAATGATTGACTTATATGGTGACAACCAAGAATCCCCATCGATGATGGTCACGGGTTCCAATGTTGGTTGTACGGCAAATGACACAACTACAGGTGGTAGCTCACAAAAAGTACTCAGTCCACTAACTGTGAAAGGGAAAGGCAGACCCTCATCGTTGAGGAGAGCATCGGGAATAGAGAAACGCATGCGAAAAGTTCAAGCGAAGATGAAGAAAACAGCAGTGAAGGGGAAACGCAAAtag
- the LOC121260666 gene encoding probable pectin methylesterase CGR2, whose amino-acid sequence MSRRQVSSTRRGGSIPFVGALNSKSKSSPLLSVGLVLLGAFLLIGYASRGSGLFGRDRESFSKVEGDFTCTQEVQRAIPMLKKAYGDSMHKILHVGPDTCSVVSKLLKEDETEAWGVEPYDIEDADGICKNLVRIGLVRVADIKFPLPYRAKSFSLVIVSDALDYLSPKYLNKTLPEFARVSADGLVIFTGYPGQQRAKVAELSKFGRPAKMRSASWWARFFVQTSLEENEAAIKKFEQAASKNSYKPGCQVFHLNSYH is encoded by the exons ATGTCCAGGAGGCAAGTAAGCTCCACACGACGTGGTGGAAGCATTCCGTTTGTTGGAGCcttaaattcaaaatcaaaatcttctCCCTTATTATCTGTGGGCCTCGTCCTTCTG GGAGCATTCCTTCTCATTGGCTATGCTTCTCGTGGCTCAG GTTTATTTGGACGAGATAGAGAATCATTTAGTAAGGTTGAAG GTGACTTTACATGCACGCAAGAAGTTCAGAGAGCAATACCTATGCTAAAGAAAGCATACGGTGACAGCATGCACAAAATTTTGCATGTAGGCCCTGATACTTGTTCAGTGGTCTCTAAATTGTTAAAAGAAGATGAAACTGAGGCATGGGGTGTGGAGCCATATGACATAGAGGATGCTGATGGAATTTGCAAGAATCTAGTGCGAATAGGCCTTGTGCGTGTGGCTGATATCAAGTTCCCGTTACCTTATAGAGCAAAATCTTTTTCCCTTGTTATTGTATCAGACGCTTTGGATTACTTGTCTCCGAAATACCTGAACAAGACCCTTCCAGAATTCGCAAGGGTGTCTGCTGATGGTCTAGTTATTTTTACag GTTACCCTGGTCAACAGAGAGCTAAAGTTGCTGAATTATCCAAATTTGGACGGCCG GCAAAAATGAGAAGCGCGTCTTGGTGGGCACGTTTCTTTGTACAAACCAgcttagaagaaaatgaagctGCCATTAAGAAGTTTGAACAGGCTGCATCCAAGAATTCGTACAAGCCAGGCTGCCAAGTtttccatctcaactcataccattga
- the LOC121261615 gene encoding F-box/kelch-repeat protein At3g06240-like, translating into MKMRVDFVIVQHRDEIVISARDSIDFTKEEAMSRKFLPEEVVVEILLRLPVKSLVRFRCVSKRWLSLISDPRFAKSQFKRAADHIQRLLFPTPFGLGSLEVDLPFGDSSAVRELFVPFKQPNLRLNLLGSCDGLVFASHYDHKDFYIWNPSTGEHRKLPDPGISPHPDNEYMYGFGYDSSIDDYKVIVTSFLPLRPSPGYVGKILSLKNNSWKSIKKPDDVFSSFRSAGALCGGAVHWLGEVLRPEANLAILAFDLAEEKFRQVPMLPMLEGEDVDYYDIAYTCLVNLGGRLCLILLWHADEELWGMMEYGVQKSWARMFRIDGDYGPKPLCMSRGNQLVATNDDGNVLIRANPEGKIVESCVFCIEQSPNWHEPSAVFVESLLSPLFALEF; encoded by the coding sequence ATGAAGATGAGAGTGGACTTTGTAATAGTGCAACACCGAGACGAAATTGTGATTTCTGCGCGCGATTCGATTGATTTTACGAAAGAAGAAGCGATGTCTAGGAAGTTTCTACCTGAAGAAGTCGTCGTAGAAATCCTCTTGCGATTGCCGGTCAAATCTCTGGTACGATTCAGGTGCGTGTCTAAACGATGGCTCTCACTAATTTCGGATCCGCGATTTGCTAAATCGCAGTTCAAGCGAGCAGCTGACCACATCCAACGACTGCTTTTTCCAACCCCTTTCGGACTTGGATCCCTAGAAGTCGATCTACCATTTGGGGACAGTTCTGCTGTTAGAGAACTCTTCGTCCCTTTTAAGCAACCGAATCTTCGTCTTAACTTGCTAGGTTCTTGTGACGGTCTGGTTTTTGCGTCTCACTACGACCATAAGGATTTCTATATTTGGAATCCATCGACAGGAGAGCACCGAAAATTGCCTGACCCTGGGATTTCTCCCCATCCTGACAACGAATACATGTATGGCTTTGGATATGATTCGTCCATAGATGACTATAAGGTTATAGTGACCTCTTTCCTCCCGCTGCGTCCCTCTCCCGGATATGTAGGCAAGATTCTCTCCCTAAAGAATAACTCTtggaaaagtattaaaaaacCCGATGATGTATTTAGCAGTTTCAGGTCAGCAGGGGCGCTTTGTGGTGGGGCTGTCCATTGGTTAGGTGAAGTGCTCCGACCGGAGGCCAATCTAGCAATCCTTGCGTTTGATTTAGCTGAGGAGAAATTCCGTCAGGTGCCCATGCTCCCCATGCTTGAAGGAGAGGATGTGGACTACTATGACATCGCTTATACTTGTTTGGTCAATCTTGGAGGACGTCTATGTTTAATCCTTCTTTGGCATGCAGATGAAGAGCTATGGGGGATGATGGAATACGGAGTGCAGAAATCATGGGCGCGTATGTTTAGAATTGACGGAGATTATGGTCCTAAACCACTTTGCATGTCGAGAGGTAATCAGCTTGTAGCAACAAATGATGATGGAAACGTGTTGATCAGGGCTAATCCTGAAGGGAAGATTGTTGAAAGTTGTGTGTTTTGCATTGAGCAAAGCCCAAATTGGCATGAACCATCGGCTGTCTTTGTTGAGAGTTTGCTTTCACCTCTTTTTGCTTTGGAGTTTTGA
- the LOC121259618 gene encoding F-box/kelch-repeat protein At3g06240-like encodes MKPHGRHRASASLIPDGDDILDNNVEVILERPPDKKAEKDKERKRKSRDDVDAEFTYALAHMTTDINTFMMERRKFNNKQERLHHRGECNLCTHFPVTILAIGAKALLGHLKLVIRALSTKYKRLSIQSHRGFPLHLPENVVVEILLRLPVKSLVRFRCVSKRWCSLITDPRFANSQFRGASERSQRLLISSRSGIRSLDCEARFEDSSTPSVLVVPFQKRGRYVSIIGSCNGLVCVALYSHRDFYIWNPSTGNYRKLPDPGISLRGRKYWHGFGYDPSTDDYKLLVANFRMPPSRESEGKVFSFKRNSWKRILRGLEDPGYTEDSAGILCNGSLHWYLQLCCDPLSGQKIRGFDLAEEKFHEVPMPSVEYGPRGYVCIETLSNLGERLCLIVCMSTHMEIWGMMEYGVIESWAPMHRVGYFRVEPSGKDLNPLCLSRGGELVAMKHGIDLMRSNPDGEILECVEDFSDCDSRVCHATMFVESLLSPYLCLT; translated from the exons ATGAAACCACATGGAAGACATCGGGCCAGTGCTAGCTTAATTCCAGACGGAGACGATATTTTGGATAACAATGTGGAGGTCATCCTTGAGAGACCTCCAGACAAGAAGGCTGAAAAAGacaaggaaagaaagaggaagtcTAGAGATGATGTAGATGCTGAATTTACCTATGCCTTAGCTCACATGACTACTGACATAAATACATTCATGATggagagaagaaaatttaacAACAAGCAAGAGCGG TTACACCACCGAGGCGAGTGTAATCTCTGCACTCACTTTCCGGTTACCATTCTAGCCATTGGTGCTAAAGCATTGTTGGGTCACCTGAAACTTGTAATAAGAGCGTTGTCTACGAAGTATAAACGATTATCTATCCAAAGTCATCGAGGTTTTCCACTACATCTACCCGAAAACGTCGTCGTAGAAATCCTCTTGCGGTTGCCGGTCAAATCTTTGGTACGATTCAGGTGTGTAAGTAAACGTTGGTGCTCCCTAATCACGGATCCCCGATTCGCTAATTCGCAGTTCAGGGGAGCCTCTGAGCGCTCACAAAGACTTCTCATATCATCCCGTTCTGGAATTCGATCCCTAGACTGTGAGGCGCGATTTGAGGACAGTTCCACTCCCAGTGTACTCGTCGTGCCTTTTCAGAAACGGGGTCGTTATGTTAGCATCATTGGGTCTTGCAATGGTCTGGTTTGTGTGGCTCTATATAGCCATAGGGATTTCTATATTTGGAATCCTTCAACGGGAAATTACAGGAAACTGCCCGATCCTGGTATTTCACTCCGTGGGCGCAAGTACTGGCATGGCTTTGGATATGATCCATCCACTGATGACTACAAGCTTCTCGTGGCCAATTTCCGGATGCCTCCTTCTCGGGAAAGTGAAGGCAAGGttttctctttcaaaagaaattcaTGGAAGAGGATTCTTCGAGGCCTCGAAGATCCAGGTTATACGGAAGATTCAGCAGGGATCCTTTGCAATGGTTCTCTGCATTGGTATCTTCAATTGTGCTGCGATCCACTTTCTGGTCAGAAAATACGTGGGTTTGATTTAGCCGAGGAGAAATTCCACGAAGTACCGATGCCCTCCGTGGAGTATGGACCACGCGGGTATGTATGCATTGAAACTTTGAGCAATCTTGGGGAGCGCCTGTGCCTCATTGTTTGTATGAGTACCCATATGGAGATATGGGGAATGATGGAATATGGAGTCATAGAATCGTGGGCACCAATGCATAGAGTTGGTTATTTTCGGGTAGAACCGTCTGGAAAAGATCTAAACCCGCTTTGCCTTTCCAGAGGTGGTGAGCTTGTGGCAATGAAGCATGGAATTGATTTGATGAGAAGTAATCCCGATGGAGAGATTCTTGAATGTGTTGAGGACTTCAGTGACTGTGACTCGCGTGTTTGTCATGCAACTATGTTTGTTGAGAGTCTACTTTCACCATATCTGTGTTTgacttga